The Catenuloplanes niger genome includes a window with the following:
- a CDS encoding glycoside hydrolase family 43 protein, translated as MRTPKSLFTALLCALALIVVPAGPARADNPIVQTVYTADPAPLVHNGRVYLYTGHDEDGSTWFTMKEWRAYSSTDMVNWTDHGSPMSVATFSWAKADAWAGQVVERNGKFYWYVPVTARASGRMAIGVGVSTSPTGPFTDALGRPLVENGEIDPSVFIDTDGQAYLYWGNPNLWYVRLNTDMISYTGGVNQIPLTTAGFGTRTGDANRPTLYEEGPWVYKRNGLYYNVFAAKCCSEFIAYSTAPSPTGPWTYRGTIMPTQGSSFTNHAGIIDYNGGSYFFYHNGALPGGGGFTRSVAVEKFTYNADGSIPQITMTTAGAPQNGTLDPYTRQEAETIAWSSGVETERASGGGMNVGFVENGDYIKVKGVAFGSGAATFTTRVASAAAGGRMELRVGSPTGTLAGTCGVSGTGGWQTWTTVSCPVGGLTGTQDLYLRFTGGSGYLFNVDWWQFARAG; from the coding sequence ATGAGAACACCGAAGAGCCTGTTCACCGCGCTGCTGTGCGCGCTCGCGCTGATCGTGGTCCCCGCCGGACCGGCCCGCGCGGACAACCCGATCGTGCAGACCGTCTACACCGCCGACCCGGCACCGCTGGTGCACAACGGCCGCGTCTACCTCTACACCGGCCACGACGAGGACGGCTCCACCTGGTTCACCATGAAGGAGTGGCGGGCCTACTCCTCCACCGACATGGTCAACTGGACCGACCACGGCTCGCCGATGAGCGTCGCCACGTTCAGCTGGGCCAAGGCCGACGCCTGGGCCGGGCAGGTCGTCGAGCGCAACGGCAAGTTCTACTGGTACGTGCCGGTCACCGCCCGGGCCAGCGGGCGGATGGCGATCGGCGTCGGCGTCTCCACCAGCCCCACCGGCCCGTTCACCGACGCGCTCGGGCGCCCGCTGGTGGAGAACGGCGAGATCGACCCGTCCGTGTTCATCGACACCGACGGCCAGGCCTACCTCTACTGGGGCAACCCGAACCTGTGGTACGTACGGCTGAACACCGACATGATCAGCTACACCGGCGGGGTGAACCAGATCCCGCTCACCACGGCCGGGTTCGGCACCCGCACCGGCGACGCCAACCGGCCCACGCTCTACGAGGAAGGACCCTGGGTCTACAAGCGCAACGGGCTCTACTACAACGTCTTCGCCGCGAAGTGCTGCTCCGAGTTCATCGCCTACTCCACGGCGCCGAGCCCGACCGGGCCGTGGACCTACCGCGGCACGATCATGCCGACGCAGGGCAGCAGCTTCACCAACCACGCCGGCATCATCGACTACAACGGCGGATCGTACTTCTTCTACCACAACGGCGCGCTGCCCGGCGGGGGTGGCTTCACCCGCTCCGTCGCCGTCGAGAAGTTCACCTACAACGCGGACGGCAGCATCCCGCAGATCACCATGACCACGGCCGGCGCGCCGCAGAACGGCACGCTCGACCCGTACACGCGCCAGGAGGCCGAGACCATCGCCTGGAGCTCCGGCGTCGAGACCGAACGCGCGTCCGGGGGCGGCATGAACGTCGGCTTCGTCGAGAACGGCGACTACATCAAGGTGAAGGGCGTCGCCTTCGGCAGCGGCGCGGCCACCTTCACCACGCGGGTCGCCTCCGCCGCCGCCGGAGGACGCATGGAGCTGCGAGTCGGCAGCCCCACCGGGACGCTCGCCGGCACCTGCGGCGTATCCGGCACCGGCGGCTGGCAGACCTGGACCACGGTCTCCTGCCCGGTGGGCGGCCTCACCGGCACCCAGGACCTGTACCTGAGATTCACCGGCGGCAGCGGCTACCTGTTCAACGTCGACTGGTGGCAGTTCGCCCGCGCCGGCTGA
- a CDS encoding MFS transporter gives MTYADDRLDPALLRLIAVVLLGGIMGILDGTMVAVAVETLTGEFGTSVSTIGWASTGYLLALTVTIPVTGWAVDRFGAKRLWLAGLLLFMLGSLASGLAWNVPSLLGFRVLQGIGAGILDPLVLTLLARAAGPHRAGRVMGLMGAVLPLGPVLGPVLGGAVLDGFGWRWMFLVNIPIGALALLLALRVIPADATNRIHTVSPAATADPAGVADPGGSRSRLDLVGLALVGPGVAAVVLALHQVAATGRLGAWQALVPLVLGGLALGVYAAHALRATAVPPLIDVRLFASRSFSASVTVQGLVGVASFSLLFVLPLYHQQTHPQDGGALAAGLVVAPMGLGSVLAMPVAGRLSDRLGARRLATGGAVVALAGALALTQVGAETHGAWPALWAFVAGAGLGFVGAPTMGSLYRTLPPHQVPQGSSVLYMLNQLGASIGIAVVALIVDLSGDTDPMRGFHGVYWWVVACIAVILAGSTLLPGAPEPPDEPLTATPPQVAAGTDRR, from the coding sequence GTGACGTACGCAGACGACAGGCTCGATCCCGCGCTGCTGAGACTGATCGCCGTGGTGCTGCTCGGCGGCATCATGGGCATCCTCGACGGCACGATGGTCGCGGTGGCCGTCGAAACCCTGACCGGCGAGTTCGGCACCTCGGTGAGCACCATCGGCTGGGCCTCGACCGGCTACCTGCTGGCCCTGACCGTCACCATCCCGGTCACCGGGTGGGCGGTGGACCGGTTCGGCGCGAAGCGGCTCTGGCTGGCCGGCCTGCTGCTGTTCATGCTCGGCTCGCTCGCGTCCGGTCTGGCGTGGAACGTGCCGAGCCTGCTCGGCTTCCGGGTGCTCCAGGGCATCGGCGCCGGCATCCTCGACCCGCTGGTGCTCACCCTGCTCGCCCGCGCCGCCGGCCCACACCGGGCCGGCCGCGTGATGGGCCTGATGGGCGCGGTGCTGCCGCTCGGCCCGGTACTCGGCCCGGTCCTCGGCGGCGCCGTCCTGGACGGCTTCGGCTGGCGATGGATGTTCCTGGTCAACATCCCGATCGGCGCCCTCGCACTGCTGCTCGCGCTGCGCGTGATCCCGGCCGACGCCACGAACCGAATCCACACCGTGTCCCCGGCTGCCACCGCGGATCCGGCCGGTGTTGCGGATCCGGGTGGGTCGCGCAGCCGCCTTGATCTGGTCGGTCTCGCCCTCGTCGGCCCGGGCGTGGCAGCGGTCGTGCTCGCGCTTCATCAGGTCGCCGCCACCGGCCGGCTCGGCGCCTGGCAGGCGCTCGTCCCGCTGGTGCTCGGCGGGCTCGCACTCGGCGTCTACGCCGCGCACGCGCTGCGAGCGACCGCCGTGCCGCCGCTGATCGACGTCCGGCTCTTCGCCAGTCGCAGCTTCTCCGCCAGTGTCACGGTGCAGGGCCTGGTCGGCGTGGCGTCGTTCTCGCTGTTGTTCGTGCTCCCGCTCTACCACCAGCAGACCCACCCCCAGGACGGCGGCGCGCTGGCCGCCGGTCTGGTCGTCGCACCGATGGGCCTCGGCTCGGTTCTCGCCATGCCGGTCGCCGGCCGGCTCAGCGACCGGCTCGGCGCCCGCCGCCTGGCCACCGGTGGCGCGGTCGTGGCACTGGCCGGCGCGCTGGCACTCACCCAGGTCGGCGCGGAGACGCACGGCGCCTGGCCGGCCCTGTGGGCGTTCGTGGCCGGCGCCGGCCTCGGCTTCGTCGGCGCGCCGACCATGGGCTCGCTGTACCGCACGCTGCCGCCGCACCAGGTCCCGCAGGGCAGCTCCGTGCTCTACATGCTCAACCAGCTCGGCGCCTCGATCGGCATCGCCGTGGTCGCGCTCATCGTCGACCTCTCCGGTGACACCGACCCGATGCGCGGCTTCCACGGCGTCTACTGGTGGGTCGTCGCCTGCATCGCCGTCATTCTCGCCGGCTCAACCCTGCTGCCCGGGGCACCGGAGCCACCCGACGAGCCCCTGACCGCAACGCCGCCTCAAGTCGCGGCCGGCACCGACCGGCGATGA
- a CDS encoding glycoside hydrolase family 27 protein: MRRWKALFAAWVVMLSGAAFAVAAEPAHALDNGVGRTPPMGWNSWNTFFCNINEQLIRQTADSIVSSGMRDLGYRYVVVDDCWMSPNRDANGNLQAEPSRFPSGMKALGDYLHARDLKFGIYQAPLDQTCAQYFDSYPGATGSLGHEAQDARQFAAWGVDYLKYDWCSPTGTINEQVATFAKMRDALAATGRPILYSINPNSIHEKTGPQRDWGDVANIWRTTEDITLAWDTGQTNGYPMGVKNIIDVTVPLARYAEPGGFNDPDMMEVGRGTLTDTEQRSHFAMWAIMAAPLIAGNDLRSMSAATLTILKNPRLIAINQDTLGRQGVQVTGDAGHRVLAKRLADGDVAVALFNSGNATRTITTTTAAIGKTGASSYSLVDAWTGATTTTGGTISASVPAHGTVVYRVSGGTTGEPQPPASSGLVGTASGRCLDVPNSNTANGTQPVIWDCNGAANQNWTVTGQTLQALGKCLDAPVGAAAGAKVQLWDCNGGANQQWTFQSNGTIRGNQSGLCLDVNNNQTANGTPVLLWTCTGAANQLWSRR; the protein is encoded by the coding sequence ATGAGACGGTGGAAAGCCTTGTTCGCCGCGTGGGTCGTGATGCTGTCGGGCGCCGCGTTCGCCGTCGCCGCCGAGCCGGCCCACGCCCTGGACAACGGGGTCGGCCGGACGCCGCCGATGGGCTGGAACAGCTGGAACACGTTCTTCTGCAACATCAACGAGCAGCTGATCCGGCAGACGGCGGACAGCATCGTCAGCTCCGGCATGCGCGACCTCGGCTACCGGTACGTGGTGGTCGACGACTGCTGGATGTCGCCCAACCGGGACGCCAACGGCAACCTCCAGGCCGAGCCGTCCCGCTTCCCGAGCGGGATGAAGGCGCTCGGCGACTACCTGCACGCCCGCGACCTCAAGTTCGGCATCTACCAGGCGCCGCTGGACCAGACCTGCGCGCAGTACTTCGACTCCTACCCGGGCGCGACCGGCAGCCTGGGCCACGAGGCACAGGACGCCCGGCAGTTCGCCGCCTGGGGCGTCGACTACCTCAAGTACGACTGGTGCTCGCCCACCGGCACCATCAACGAGCAGGTCGCCACGTTCGCGAAGATGCGCGACGCGCTGGCCGCGACCGGCCGGCCGATCCTCTACAGCATCAACCCGAACAGCATCCACGAGAAGACCGGCCCGCAGCGCGACTGGGGCGACGTGGCGAACATCTGGCGCACCACCGAGGACATCACGCTCGCCTGGGACACCGGCCAGACCAACGGCTACCCGATGGGCGTCAAGAACATCATCGACGTCACCGTGCCGCTGGCCCGCTACGCCGAACCGGGCGGCTTCAACGACCCGGACATGATGGAGGTCGGCCGCGGCACGCTGACCGACACCGAGCAGCGCTCCCACTTCGCCATGTGGGCGATCATGGCCGCGCCGCTGATCGCCGGCAACGACCTGCGGTCGATGTCCGCCGCCACCCTGACCATCCTGAAGAACCCCCGGCTGATCGCGATCAACCAGGACACCCTCGGCCGGCAGGGCGTGCAGGTCACCGGCGACGCCGGCCACCGGGTGCTCGCCAAGCGCCTGGCCGACGGCGACGTGGCGGTCGCGCTGTTCAACTCCGGCAACGCCACCCGGACGATCACCACGACGACCGCGGCGATCGGCAAGACCGGCGCGTCGTCCTACTCGCTGGTCGACGCGTGGACCGGTGCGACCACGACCACCGGCGGCACGATCAGCGCGAGCGTGCCCGCGCACGGCACCGTCGTCTACCGGGTCAGCGGCGGCACCACCGGCGAACCCCAGCCGCCGGCCTCGTCCGGCCTGGTCGGCACCGCCTCCGGCCGCTGCCTGGACGTGCCGAACAGCAACACCGCCAACGGCACCCAGCCGGTCATCTGGGACTGCAACGGCGCCGCGAACCAGAACTGGACCGTGACCGGGCAGACCCTCCAGGCGCTCGGCAAGTGCCTGGACGCGCCGGTCGGCGCGGCCGCCGGAGCCAAGGTGCAGCTCTGGGACTGCAACGGCGGCGCCAACCAGCAGTGGACGTTCCAGTCCAACGGCACGATCCGCGGCAACCAGTCCGGGCTCTGCCTGGACGTCAACAACAACCAGACCGCCAACGGCACCCCGGTGCTGCTGTGGACCTGCACCGGCGCGGCCAACCAGCTCTGGAGCCGGCGATGA
- a CDS encoding RICIN domain-containing protein, which translates to MITAFTLLIAAAGIAVVSAPAAHAATIDTNAWYVLVNRNSGKALDVYNLSTADGARITQWARNDGNQQQWQFADSGGGYYRIKSRLSGKVLDVYNLSTADGASIVQWSDGNGLNQQFSVADSSDGHVRLINRNSGKALEVQNSSTADGGNIVQYTDYNGANQQWQLVPVGGGSTPPAGGTFTNPVVWQDFADGDIIRVGDAYYYSASTMHYSPGAPVLRSYDLVNWEYAGHSVPRLDFDSGAYDLSGGRAYVKGIWASAFNYRPANSTYYWLGCTEFNRTYVYTSASAGSGWSKKARINKCYYDAGLLFDNDTPYVAYGNGTISVAQLNSDLTAEVRSQTVYQTPSNIGTLEGARMYKRGNYYYIWLTRPANGQYVLRSTSPWGPYEQRQVLLDLPGPIAGGGVPHQGGLVQTQNGDWWYMAFTDAYPGGRMPTLAPITWNGDWPVLTTVNGRWGATYPRPAIATTRTVAPMTGTDTFTTGPLGPQYEWNHNPDTGRYSVGNGLRLQTATVTNDLYNARNTLTRRIQGPSSTATIELDYGGMANGDRAGLAMLRDSSAWIGVRKDNGATRVSMTSGLTMSTNGWTTTGTGTEQAGATITGGRIWLRVTADIRPGAGRTATFSYSTNGTTFTTLGPAFTLNNNWQFFMGYRFGVFNYATSALGGAVTVNRFQVSAP; encoded by the coding sequence CTGATCACCGCATTCACCCTACTCATCGCCGCGGCCGGCATCGCCGTCGTCTCGGCCCCGGCGGCGCACGCCGCCACGATCGACACCAACGCCTGGTACGTGCTGGTCAACCGCAACAGCGGCAAGGCGCTCGACGTCTACAACCTGTCCACGGCGGACGGCGCGCGGATCACCCAGTGGGCCCGCAACGACGGCAACCAGCAGCAGTGGCAGTTCGCCGACTCCGGCGGCGGCTACTACCGGATCAAGTCCCGGCTGTCCGGCAAGGTGCTCGACGTCTACAACCTGTCCACCGCGGACGGCGCCTCGATCGTGCAGTGGTCGGACGGCAACGGCCTCAACCAGCAGTTCAGCGTGGCGGACTCCAGCGACGGGCACGTGCGGCTGATCAACCGCAACAGCGGCAAGGCGCTCGAGGTGCAGAACTCCTCCACGGCGGACGGCGGCAACATCGTCCAGTACACCGACTACAACGGCGCCAACCAGCAGTGGCAGCTGGTCCCGGTCGGCGGCGGCTCCACCCCTCCGGCGGGTGGCACGTTCACCAACCCGGTCGTCTGGCAGGACTTCGCGGACGGCGACATCATCCGGGTCGGCGACGCCTACTACTACTCCGCCTCCACGATGCACTACTCCCCGGGCGCGCCCGTGCTGCGCTCCTACGACCTGGTCAACTGGGAGTACGCGGGACACTCGGTGCCCCGCCTCGACTTCGACTCCGGCGCCTACGACCTGTCCGGTGGCCGCGCCTACGTCAAGGGCATCTGGGCGTCGGCGTTCAACTACCGGCCGGCCAACAGCACCTACTACTGGCTGGGGTGCACCGAGTTCAACCGCACCTACGTCTACACCTCCGCGTCGGCCGGCAGCGGCTGGTCGAAGAAGGCCCGGATCAACAAGTGCTACTACGACGCCGGCCTGCTGTTCGACAACGACACCCCGTACGTCGCGTACGGCAACGGCACGATCAGCGTCGCGCAGCTCAACTCCGACCTGACCGCGGAGGTCCGGTCGCAGACGGTCTACCAGACGCCGTCGAACATCGGCACGCTCGAGGGTGCGCGGATGTACAAGCGCGGCAACTACTACTACATCTGGCTCACCCGGCCGGCCAACGGCCAGTACGTGCTGCGCTCCACCAGCCCGTGGGGGCCGTACGAGCAGCGGCAGGTGCTGCTCGACCTGCCAGGGCCGATCGCCGGCGGCGGCGTACCGCATCAGGGTGGGCTCGTGCAGACGCAGAACGGCGACTGGTGGTACATGGCGTTCACCGACGCCTACCCCGGCGGCCGCATGCCGACGCTCGCGCCGATCACCTGGAACGGCGACTGGCCGGTGCTGACCACCGTCAACGGCCGCTGGGGCGCCACCTACCCGAGACCGGCCATCGCCACGACCCGGACCGTGGCGCCGATGACCGGCACGGACACCTTCACCACCGGCCCGCTCGGCCCGCAGTACGAATGGAACCACAACCCGGACACCGGCCGGTACAGCGTCGGCAACGGGCTTCGCCTGCAGACCGCGACCGTCACGAACGACCTCTACAACGCCCGGAACACGCTCACCCGGCGCATCCAGGGACCGTCGTCCACCGCCACGATCGAGCTGGACTACGGCGGCATGGCCAACGGTGACCGTGCCGGGCTGGCCATGCTGCGCGACTCCTCCGCCTGGATCGGCGTCCGCAAGGACAACGGCGCCACCCGGGTCTCGATGACCAGCGGCCTGACCATGTCCACCAACGGCTGGACCACCACCGGCACCGGCACCGAACAGGCCGGCGCCACGATCACCGGCGGGCGGATCTGGCTGCGGGTCACGGCCGACATCCGGCCCGGCGCGGGCCGCACGGCCACGTTCTCGTACAGCACGAACGGCACCACCTTCACCACGCTCGGGCCCGCGTTCACGCTCAACAACAACTGGCAGTTCTTCATGGGCTACCGGTTCGGCGTGTTCAACTACGCCACCAGCGCGCTCGGCGGCGCGGTCACCGTCAACCGGTTCCAGGTCAGCGCCCCGTAG
- a CDS encoding TetR/AcrR family transcriptional regulator: protein MTEVAGRDDRRRGAQRGRIDKRAAILDAAFTVFAREGYAQACVNQIAAEAGVAKPTVYNHLTDKANLFRHAIRAAHDGLLRENLATVARLADPGTDLRQTLLAVGRDLARTGADERTWALRRLLHAEAARFPELLDDAVDQDVRRLTEALADRFARLALGGRLHLTDPTVAAEQFLALVDGPLESRSRYGTRPVTAADQEQIANAAVQTFIAAFG, encoded by the coding sequence ATGACCGAGGTGGCAGGGCGCGACGACCGACGCCGTGGCGCGCAGCGCGGGCGCATCGACAAGCGGGCGGCGATCCTGGACGCGGCCTTCACGGTTTTCGCGCGCGAGGGTTACGCGCAGGCGTGCGTCAACCAGATCGCGGCCGAGGCGGGCGTGGCCAAACCGACGGTGTACAACCACCTCACCGACAAGGCCAACCTGTTCCGGCACGCGATCCGGGCCGCCCACGACGGCCTGCTGCGGGAGAACCTCGCCACCGTCGCCCGCCTCGCCGACCCCGGCACGGACCTGCGGCAGACGCTGCTCGCCGTCGGCCGCGACCTGGCCCGCACCGGGGCGGACGAGCGCACCTGGGCCCTGCGCCGCCTCCTGCATGCCGAGGCCGCCCGGTTTCCCGAGCTGCTCGACGACGCGGTCGACCAGGACGTCCGGCGGCTCACCGAGGCACTCGCGGACCGCTTCGCCCGGCTGGCGCTCGGCGGCCGGCTGCACCTGACCGACCCCACCGTGGCCGCCGAACAGTTCCTGGCACTCGTCGACGGGCCCTTGGAGAGCCGATCCCGGTACGGCACCCGGCCGGTCACCGCGGCCGACCAGGAGCAGATAGCGAACGCGGCGGTGCAGACCTTCATCGCCGCGTTCGGCTGA
- a CDS encoding cellulose binding domain-containing protein: MTRDANEPAHGGQQRLSRRTVLTTMGAVPVLTVAASIAGAGEAAAATANINPAAPRQTIRGFGAMAHAAWIGDLTAAQRDTAFGAGEGRLGFSLLRIPVGENRADWSRDLATAKRAVELGATVFASPWNPPASMVETFNRNGQTNARRLRYSSYGAYATHLNDFATYMRDNGVNLYAISVQNEPDYAAEWTWWTAAELVRFLRENAGAIGTRVIAPESFQYIKSLSDPILNDAAALANTDIIGAHLYGTSYANFPYPLFTQKGAGKELWMTEVYYPNSNANSGDAWPEALDVGEHMHRAMVDAGFQAYVWWYLRRSYGPMREDGRISKRGAMMAHFARFVRPGYTRVDATANPASNVYVSAYRGGNTVVIVAVNKNTSPVSQQFTLANTAASGSVANWLTDASRTVAPQTALAMANGSLTATLPARSVTTFVTSISGGTTTPTPTLTATPTGSVGTGPRVTYTMSTWNNGFTAAISITNTGTSTINGWTLGFTLPTGQSITSGWNASYSPASGQVSAVNAGHNATLAPGATVDIGFQATHTGNTAEPAAFTLNGIACTVA, from the coding sequence ATGACGCGAGATGCGAACGAGCCGGCGCACGGCGGGCAGCAGCGACTGAGCCGGAGAACCGTGCTGACGACGATGGGGGCCGTGCCGGTCCTGACCGTCGCGGCGTCGATCGCGGGCGCCGGCGAGGCGGCGGCCGCGACGGCGAACATCAATCCGGCGGCGCCGCGGCAGACGATCCGCGGCTTCGGCGCGATGGCCCACGCGGCCTGGATCGGCGACCTGACCGCGGCACAGCGGGACACCGCCTTCGGCGCCGGCGAGGGCCGGCTGGGCTTCTCCCTGCTGCGGATCCCGGTCGGGGAGAACCGGGCGGACTGGAGCCGCGACCTGGCGACGGCCAAGCGCGCGGTGGAGCTCGGCGCGACCGTCTTCGCGTCGCCGTGGAACCCGCCGGCGTCCATGGTCGAGACGTTCAACCGCAACGGCCAGACCAACGCGAGGCGGCTCCGGTACAGCTCGTACGGCGCCTACGCCACCCACCTCAACGACTTCGCCACATATATGCGCGACAACGGCGTGAACCTGTACGCCATCTCGGTGCAGAACGAGCCCGACTACGCGGCCGAGTGGACCTGGTGGACCGCCGCCGAGCTGGTCCGCTTCCTGCGGGAGAACGCCGGCGCGATCGGCACCCGGGTCATCGCACCCGAGTCCTTCCAGTACATCAAGTCGCTGTCCGACCCGATCCTCAACGACGCGGCGGCGCTCGCCAACACGGACATCATCGGCGCGCACCTGTACGGCACGTCGTACGCGAACTTCCCGTACCCACTCTTCACCCAGAAGGGCGCGGGCAAGGAGCTGTGGATGACCGAGGTCTACTACCCGAACAGCAACGCCAACTCGGGCGATGCCTGGCCCGAGGCACTGGACGTGGGCGAGCACATGCACCGCGCGATGGTCGACGCGGGGTTCCAGGCCTACGTCTGGTGGTACCTGCGGCGCAGCTACGGCCCCATGCGCGAGGACGGCCGGATCAGCAAGCGCGGTGCGATGATGGCGCACTTCGCCCGGTTCGTCCGCCCCGGCTACACCCGGGTCGACGCGACGGCGAACCCGGCGTCGAACGTCTACGTCTCGGCGTACCGCGGCGGGAACACCGTCGTGATCGTCGCCGTCAACAAGAACACCTCGCCGGTGAGCCAGCAGTTCACCCTGGCCAACACCGCCGCGTCCGGCTCGGTGGCGAACTGGCTGACCGACGCGAGCCGGACCGTCGCGCCCCAGACGGCGCTCGCCATGGCCAACGGCTCCCTCACCGCCACGCTCCCGGCCCGCAGCGTGACGACCTTCGTGACCAGCATCAGCGGTGGCACCACGACACCCACCCCCACCCTCACCGCCACCCCCACCGGCAGCGTGGGTACGGGTCCGCGCGTCACCTACACGATGAGCACCTGGAACAACGGTTTCACCGCCGCCATCAGCATCACCAACACCGGCACCTCGACGATCAACGGCTGGACGCTGGGCTTCACGCTGCCCACGGGCCAGTCCATCACCTCGGGGTGGAACGCCAGCTACTCGCCGGCCAGCGGCCAGGTGAGCGCCGTCAACGCCGGCCACAACGCCACGCTCGCCCCCGGCGCCACGGTGGACATCGGCTTCCAGGCCACCCACACCGGCAACACCGCCGAGCCGGCCGCGTTCACGCTCAACGGCATCGCCTGCACGGTGGCCTGA